The following are encoded in a window of Heliangelus exortis chromosome 9, bHelExo1.hap1, whole genome shotgun sequence genomic DNA:
- the EPHB3 gene encoding ephrin type-B receptor 3 isoform X1 produces MAAARPGAPAPPPPLLLPLLLLLLLPGGRRALEETLMDTKWVTSELAWTTHPETGWEEVSGYDEAMNPIRTYQVCNVREANQNNWLRTKFIHRQDVQRVYVELKFTVRDCNSIPNIPGSCKETFNLFYYESDTDSASANSPFWMENPYIKVDTIAPDESFSKLESGRVNTKVRSFGPLSKNGFYLAFQDLGACMSLISVRAFYKKCSNTIAGFAVFPETLTGAEPTSLVIAPGTCIPNAVEVSVPLKLYCNGDGEWMVPVGACTCAAGYEPTMKDTQCQACGPGTFKSKQGEGPCSPCPPNSRTTSGAATVCTCRNGFFRADMDPADSACTSVPSAPRSVISNVNETSLVLEWSEPQDTGGRDDLLYNVICKKCSVERRLCTRCDDNVEFVPRQLGLTERRIYISNLMAHTQYTFEIQAVNGISNKSPYPPHFASVNITTNQAAPSAVPTMHLHSSTGNSMTLSWTPPERPNGIILDYEIKYSEKQGQSDGITNTVTSQKNSVRLDGLKANARYTVQVRARTVAGYGRYSLPTEFQTTAEGGSASKTFQELPLIVGSATAGLLFVIVVVIIAIVCFRKGMVTEHLLSSPLGRKQRNNTDPEYTEKLQQYVTPGMKVYIDPFTYEDPNEAVREFAKEIDISCVKIEEVIGAGEFGEVCRGRLKLPGRREIFVAIKTLKVGYTERQRRDFLSEASIMGQFDHPNIIHLEGVVTKSRPVMIITEFMENCALDSFLRLNDGQFTVIQLVGMLRGIAAGMKYLSEMNYVHRDLAARNILVNSNLVCKVSDFGLSRFLEDDPADPTYTSSLGGKIPIRWTAPEAIAYRKFTSASDVWSYGIVMWEVMSYGERPYWDMSNQDVINAVEQDYRLPPPMDCPTALHQLMLDCWVRDRNLRPKFAQIVNTLDKLIRNAASLKVIASVQSGISQPLLDRTVPDYTTFTTVGDWLDAIKMGRYKENFVNAGFASFDLVAQMTAEDLLRIGVTLAGHQKKILSSIQDMRLQMNQTLPVQV; encoded by the exons ATGGCCGCGGCCCGACCGGGGgctcccgccccgccgccgccgctgctgcttcccctcctgctgcttctgctgctccccGGCGGCCGCCGCGCTCTGGAGG aGACCCTGATGGACACGAAGTGGGTGACCTCTGAGTTGGCATGGACAACTCATCCAGAGACAGGG TGGGAAGAAGTCAGCGGTTATGATGAGGCCATGAACCCCATCCGCACATACCAGGTGTGCAATGTGCGGGAGGCCAACCAGAACAACTGGCTTCGCACCAAGTTCATCCACCGCCAGGATGTCCAGCGCGTCTATGTGGAGCTGAAGTTCACCGTGCGGGACTGCAACAGCATCCCTAACATCCCTGGCTCCTGCAAAGAGACCTTTAACCTCTTTTATTACGAGTCGGATACAGATTCTGCCTCTGCAAACAGCCCTTTCTGGATGGAGAACCCCTATATCAAAGTGGATACAATTGCCCCAGATGAGAGTTTCTCCAAGCTGGAGTCTGGCCGTGTGAACACCAAGGTGCGCAGCTTTGGCCCTCTCTCCAAGAATGGCTTTTACCTGGCCTTCCAGGACCTGGGAGCCTGCATGTCCCTCATCTCTGTCCGGGCTTTCTACAAGAAATGCTCCAACACCATTGCTGGCTTTGCTGTCTTTCCGGAGACTTTAACAGGGGCTGAGCCCACTTCTCTGGTCATTGCACCAGGCACCTGCATCCCCAACGCGGTAGAGGTGTCTGTACCCTTGAAGCTCTACTGCAACGGTGATGGCGAGTGGATGGTACCCGTAGGAGCGTGTACATGTGCTGCTGGATATGAGCCGACCATGAAGGATACCCAGTGCCAAG CATGTGGCCCAGGAACCTTCAAATCTAAGCAAGGGGAAGGTCCCTGCTCTCCATGCCCACCCAACAGCCGGACCACCTCTGGAGCAGCAACAGTCTGCACGTGTCGGAATGGCTTTTTCCGGGCAGACATGGACCCCGCAGACAGCGCCTGCACCA GTGTCCCCTCCGCCCCCCGCAGCGTCATCTCCAACGTGAATGAGACATCGCTGGTGCTGGAGTGGAGCGAGCCGCAGGACACGGGTGGGCGGGACGACCTGCTCTACAATGTCATCTGCAAGAAGTGCAGCGTGGAGCGGCGCCTGTGCACCCGCTGCGACGACAACGTGGAGTTTGTGCCGCGCCAGCTTGGCCTCACTGAGCGCCGCATCTACATCAGCAACCTGATGGCCCACACCCAGTACACCTTTGAGATCCAGGCCGTGAATGGCATCTCCAACAAGAGCCCCTACCCTCCCCATTTCGCCTCTGTCAACATCACCACCAACCAGGCAG CCCCATCTGCCGTACCTACAATGCACCTGCATAGCAGCACTGGGAACAGCATGACGCTGTCATGGACTCCCCCAGAGAGACCGAACGGCATCATTCTCGACTACGAGATCAAGTACTCAGAGAAG CAAGGCCAGAGCGATGGCATCACCAACACAGTCACCAGTCAGAAGAACTCGGTGCGGCTGGATGGGCTGAAGGCCAATGCTCGGTACACGGTGCAGGTCCGGGCACGCACGGTGGCAGGGTATGGCCGCTACAGCCTCCCCACAGAGTTTCAGACCACTGCGGAGGGTG GTTCTGCCAGCAAGACTttccaggagctgcctctgATCGTGGGTTCGGCCACTGCGGGGCTGCTGTTCGTCATCGTTGTTGTGATCATCGCTATCGTCTGCTTCAG GAAAGGGATGGTTACTGAACACCTCCTCTCGTCTCCTTTGGGCAGGAAGCAACGCAACAACACGGACCCTGAGTacacagagaagctgcagcaatATG TCACCCCTGGAATGAAGGTTTACATTGACCCCTTCACCTATGAGGACCCCAACGAAGCCGTCCGGGAATTTGCCAAAGAGATTGACATCTCGTGCGTCAAAATAGAGGAGGTCATTGGAGCAG GGGAGTTTGGTGAGGTGTGCCGTGGGCGCCTGAAGCTGCCTGGCCGCCGTGAGATCTTTGTGGCCATCAAGACACTGAAGGTGGGCTACACGGAGAGGCAGCGGCGTGACTTCCTGAGTGAGGCCAGCATCATGGGCCAGTTTGACCACCCTAACATCATCCACCTGGAGGGTGTGGTGACCAAGAGCCGCCCTGTCATGATCATCACAGAGTTCATGGAGAACTGTGCACTTGACTCCTTCCTTCGG CTGAACGATGGGCAGTTCACAGTCATCCAGCTGGTGGGAATGCTGCGAGGCATCGCCGCCGGCATGAAGTACCTTTCCGAGATGAACTACGTGCACAGGGATCTGGCTGCCCGCAACATCCTGGTTAACAGCAACCTGGTCTGCAAAGTGTCTGACTTCGGGCTCTCTCGCTTTCTGGAAGATGACCCAGCTGACCCCACCTACACCAGCTCCCTG GGGGGCAAGATCCCGATCAGATGGACAGCTCCTGAGGCCATCGCCTACCGCAAGTTCACTTCAGCCAGCGATGTGTGGAGCTACGGCATCGTCATGTGGGAAGTGATGTCCTACGGGGAGCGACCCTACTGGGACATGTCCAACCAGGAC GTGATAAATGCTGTGGAGCAGGATTACCGCCTGCCACCCCCCATGGACTGCCCCACAGCACTGCACCAGCTGATGCTGGACTGCTGGGTGCGGGACCGCAACCTACGGCCCAAGTTTGCACAGATTGTCAACACGCTCGACAAGCTCATCCGCAACGCTGCCAGCCTCAAAGTCATCGCCAGTGTCCAGTCTGG TATCTCCCAGCCCCTTCTGGACCGCACTGTCCCTGATTACACCACCTTCACCACTGTGGGAGACTGGCTGGATGCCATCAAAATGGGACGGTACAAGGAGAACTTTGTCAACGCTGGCTTTGCCTCCTTCGACCTGGTGGCGCAGATGACTGCAGA AGACCTGCTGAGGATAGGGGTGACGCTAGCAGGGCACCAGAAGAAGATCCTGAGCAGCATTCAGGACATGAGGCTGCAGATGAACCAGACACTCCCGGTGCAGGTTTGA
- the EPHB3 gene encoding ephrin type-B receptor 3 isoform X2, giving the protein MAAARPGAPAPPPPLLLPLLLLLLLPGGRRALEETLMDTKWVTSELAWTTHPETGWEEVSGYDEAMNPIRTYQVCNVREANQNNWLRTKFIHRQDVQRVYVELKFTVRDCNSIPNIPGSCKETFNLFYYESDTDSASANSPFWMENPYIKVDTIAPDESFSKLESGRVNTKVRSFGPLSKNGFYLAFQDLGACMSLISVRAFYKKCSNTIAGFAVFPETLTGAEPTSLVIAPGTCIPNAVEVSVPLKLYCNGDGEWMVPVGACTCAAGYEPTMKDTQCQACGPGTFKSKQGEGPCSPCPPNSRTTSGAATVCTCRNGFFRADMDPADSACTSVPSAPRSVISNVNETSLVLEWSEPQDTGGRDDLLYNVICKKCSVERRLCTRCDDNVEFVPRQLGLTERRIYISNLMAHTQYTFEIQAVNGISNKSPYPPHFASVNITTNQAAPSAVPTMHLHSSTGNSMTLSWTPPERPNGIILDYEIKYSEKQGQSDGITNTVTSQKNSVRLDGLKANARYTVQVRARTVAGYGRYSLPTEFQTTAEGGSASKTFQELPLIVGSATAGLLFVIVVVIIAIVCFRKQRNNTDPEYTEKLQQYVTPGMKVYIDPFTYEDPNEAVREFAKEIDISCVKIEEVIGAGEFGEVCRGRLKLPGRREIFVAIKTLKVGYTERQRRDFLSEASIMGQFDHPNIIHLEGVVTKSRPVMIITEFMENCALDSFLRLNDGQFTVIQLVGMLRGIAAGMKYLSEMNYVHRDLAARNILVNSNLVCKVSDFGLSRFLEDDPADPTYTSSLGGKIPIRWTAPEAIAYRKFTSASDVWSYGIVMWEVMSYGERPYWDMSNQDVINAVEQDYRLPPPMDCPTALHQLMLDCWVRDRNLRPKFAQIVNTLDKLIRNAASLKVIASVQSGISQPLLDRTVPDYTTFTTVGDWLDAIKMGRYKENFVNAGFASFDLVAQMTAEDLLRIGVTLAGHQKKILSSIQDMRLQMNQTLPVQV; this is encoded by the exons ATGGCCGCGGCCCGACCGGGGgctcccgccccgccgccgccgctgctgcttcccctcctgctgcttctgctgctccccGGCGGCCGCCGCGCTCTGGAGG aGACCCTGATGGACACGAAGTGGGTGACCTCTGAGTTGGCATGGACAACTCATCCAGAGACAGGG TGGGAAGAAGTCAGCGGTTATGATGAGGCCATGAACCCCATCCGCACATACCAGGTGTGCAATGTGCGGGAGGCCAACCAGAACAACTGGCTTCGCACCAAGTTCATCCACCGCCAGGATGTCCAGCGCGTCTATGTGGAGCTGAAGTTCACCGTGCGGGACTGCAACAGCATCCCTAACATCCCTGGCTCCTGCAAAGAGACCTTTAACCTCTTTTATTACGAGTCGGATACAGATTCTGCCTCTGCAAACAGCCCTTTCTGGATGGAGAACCCCTATATCAAAGTGGATACAATTGCCCCAGATGAGAGTTTCTCCAAGCTGGAGTCTGGCCGTGTGAACACCAAGGTGCGCAGCTTTGGCCCTCTCTCCAAGAATGGCTTTTACCTGGCCTTCCAGGACCTGGGAGCCTGCATGTCCCTCATCTCTGTCCGGGCTTTCTACAAGAAATGCTCCAACACCATTGCTGGCTTTGCTGTCTTTCCGGAGACTTTAACAGGGGCTGAGCCCACTTCTCTGGTCATTGCACCAGGCACCTGCATCCCCAACGCGGTAGAGGTGTCTGTACCCTTGAAGCTCTACTGCAACGGTGATGGCGAGTGGATGGTACCCGTAGGAGCGTGTACATGTGCTGCTGGATATGAGCCGACCATGAAGGATACCCAGTGCCAAG CATGTGGCCCAGGAACCTTCAAATCTAAGCAAGGGGAAGGTCCCTGCTCTCCATGCCCACCCAACAGCCGGACCACCTCTGGAGCAGCAACAGTCTGCACGTGTCGGAATGGCTTTTTCCGGGCAGACATGGACCCCGCAGACAGCGCCTGCACCA GTGTCCCCTCCGCCCCCCGCAGCGTCATCTCCAACGTGAATGAGACATCGCTGGTGCTGGAGTGGAGCGAGCCGCAGGACACGGGTGGGCGGGACGACCTGCTCTACAATGTCATCTGCAAGAAGTGCAGCGTGGAGCGGCGCCTGTGCACCCGCTGCGACGACAACGTGGAGTTTGTGCCGCGCCAGCTTGGCCTCACTGAGCGCCGCATCTACATCAGCAACCTGATGGCCCACACCCAGTACACCTTTGAGATCCAGGCCGTGAATGGCATCTCCAACAAGAGCCCCTACCCTCCCCATTTCGCCTCTGTCAACATCACCACCAACCAGGCAG CCCCATCTGCCGTACCTACAATGCACCTGCATAGCAGCACTGGGAACAGCATGACGCTGTCATGGACTCCCCCAGAGAGACCGAACGGCATCATTCTCGACTACGAGATCAAGTACTCAGAGAAG CAAGGCCAGAGCGATGGCATCACCAACACAGTCACCAGTCAGAAGAACTCGGTGCGGCTGGATGGGCTGAAGGCCAATGCTCGGTACACGGTGCAGGTCCGGGCACGCACGGTGGCAGGGTATGGCCGCTACAGCCTCCCCACAGAGTTTCAGACCACTGCGGAGGGTG GTTCTGCCAGCAAGACTttccaggagctgcctctgATCGTGGGTTCGGCCACTGCGGGGCTGCTGTTCGTCATCGTTGTTGTGATCATCGCTATCGTCTGCTTCAG GAAGCAACGCAACAACACGGACCCTGAGTacacagagaagctgcagcaatATG TCACCCCTGGAATGAAGGTTTACATTGACCCCTTCACCTATGAGGACCCCAACGAAGCCGTCCGGGAATTTGCCAAAGAGATTGACATCTCGTGCGTCAAAATAGAGGAGGTCATTGGAGCAG GGGAGTTTGGTGAGGTGTGCCGTGGGCGCCTGAAGCTGCCTGGCCGCCGTGAGATCTTTGTGGCCATCAAGACACTGAAGGTGGGCTACACGGAGAGGCAGCGGCGTGACTTCCTGAGTGAGGCCAGCATCATGGGCCAGTTTGACCACCCTAACATCATCCACCTGGAGGGTGTGGTGACCAAGAGCCGCCCTGTCATGATCATCACAGAGTTCATGGAGAACTGTGCACTTGACTCCTTCCTTCGG CTGAACGATGGGCAGTTCACAGTCATCCAGCTGGTGGGAATGCTGCGAGGCATCGCCGCCGGCATGAAGTACCTTTCCGAGATGAACTACGTGCACAGGGATCTGGCTGCCCGCAACATCCTGGTTAACAGCAACCTGGTCTGCAAAGTGTCTGACTTCGGGCTCTCTCGCTTTCTGGAAGATGACCCAGCTGACCCCACCTACACCAGCTCCCTG GGGGGCAAGATCCCGATCAGATGGACAGCTCCTGAGGCCATCGCCTACCGCAAGTTCACTTCAGCCAGCGATGTGTGGAGCTACGGCATCGTCATGTGGGAAGTGATGTCCTACGGGGAGCGACCCTACTGGGACATGTCCAACCAGGAC GTGATAAATGCTGTGGAGCAGGATTACCGCCTGCCACCCCCCATGGACTGCCCCACAGCACTGCACCAGCTGATGCTGGACTGCTGGGTGCGGGACCGCAACCTACGGCCCAAGTTTGCACAGATTGTCAACACGCTCGACAAGCTCATCCGCAACGCTGCCAGCCTCAAAGTCATCGCCAGTGTCCAGTCTGG TATCTCCCAGCCCCTTCTGGACCGCACTGTCCCTGATTACACCACCTTCACCACTGTGGGAGACTGGCTGGATGCCATCAAAATGGGACGGTACAAGGAGAACTTTGTCAACGCTGGCTTTGCCTCCTTCGACCTGGTGGCGCAGATGACTGCAGA AGACCTGCTGAGGATAGGGGTGACGCTAGCAGGGCACCAGAAGAAGATCCTGAGCAGCATTCAGGACATGAGGCTGCAGATGAACCAGACACTCCCGGTGCAGGTTTGA